A single genomic interval of Mycolicibacterium sp. MU0053 harbors:
- a CDS encoding hemolysin family protein: MGGDLFGVLLTIVLLAANAFFVGSEFALISARRDRLEALAEQGKKRAVTVIRAGEQLSLMLAGAQLGITVCSILLGRVGEPAIAHLLETPFDLLGIPDALLHTVSFIVALGLVVTLHVLLGEMVPKNIAIAGPETTAMLLIPTYLLYMKAARPFIAFYNWCANITLRMVRVEPKDELDVTVSTVELAEMIAESVSEGLLDPEEHTRLTRALQIRNRVVSDVAVPLAEIRAVPVAAPGAGPAVREVERALVETGYSRFPVADAAGTFLGYLHIKDVLALGDDPDAVLDLSAVRPLPRVAASLPLPDALSRLRRTNSHLALATDEAGTVVAMAALEDLVEDLVGTVRDGTHRV; this comes from the coding sequence ATGGGCGGCGATCTGTTCGGCGTGCTGTTGACCATCGTGCTGCTGGCGGCCAACGCATTCTTCGTTGGTTCGGAGTTCGCCCTGATCTCGGCGCGCCGCGACCGCCTCGAGGCGCTCGCCGAGCAGGGCAAGAAGCGGGCCGTGACGGTCATCCGGGCCGGCGAGCAGTTGTCGCTGATGCTGGCCGGCGCGCAGCTGGGCATCACGGTGTGCTCGATCCTGCTCGGCCGGGTCGGTGAGCCGGCGATCGCGCACCTGCTGGAAACGCCGTTCGACCTGCTCGGGATCCCGGACGCGCTGCTGCACACGGTGTCGTTCATCGTGGCGCTGGGCCTGGTGGTGACGCTGCACGTGCTGCTGGGCGAGATGGTGCCGAAGAACATCGCGATCGCGGGCCCGGAAACCACGGCCATGCTGCTGATCCCGACGTATCTGCTGTACATGAAGGCCGCCCGGCCGTTCATCGCGTTCTACAACTGGTGCGCCAACATCACGCTGCGGATGGTGCGGGTCGAGCCCAAGGACGAACTGGACGTCACGGTCTCCACGGTCGAGTTGGCGGAGATGATCGCCGAGTCGGTGTCGGAGGGTCTGCTCGATCCCGAGGAGCACACCCGGCTGACGCGCGCGCTGCAGATCCGCAACCGGGTGGTCTCCGACGTCGCGGTGCCGCTGGCCGAGATCCGCGCGGTGCCGGTCGCCGCGCCGGGCGCCGGGCCGGCCGTGCGGGAGGTGGAACGGGCGCTGGTCGAGACCGGCTACTCGCGCTTCCCCGTCGCCGACGCCGCCGGCACCTTCCTCGGTTACCTGCACATCAAGGATGTGCTCGCCCTCGGCGACGATCCCGACGCCGTGCTCGACCTGTCGGCGGTGCGCCCGCTGCCGCGGGTCGCCGCATCGCTGCCGCTGCCGGATGCGTTGTCGAGGTTGCGCCGCACCAACAGTCACCTCGCGCTGGCCACCGACGAGGCGGGCACCGTGGTGGCCATGGCCGCCCTGGAGGACCTCGTCGAGGACCTCGTCGGCACCGTGCGCGACGGCACCCACCGGGTCTAG
- a CDS encoding 3-methyladenine DNA glycosylase: MTKLLPESVWTAAAGRHRARVQRFLADHSGDGQPHPVWDFLFTYYSLRPRQLLRWHPGYGAVLTGAAAGDYVGRTGYHRVEGGVTVSVAYRDSRLDTIEFIADLLSATAGRPAQHHCFGLHEWAMVYRSNDVRHRAVPLRLGQSGTDAVVDSMPLRCSHYDAYRFFTDPAAPRNATRLTRDAQRSHEQPGCVHTNMDLYKWTYKLLPLLDSTLLLDCLELAAAARALDMRASPYDLRDYGLDPIRIEEPAGRAEYVRLQSAISERSKPLRATLIDRCRDLSTGAKAGDFVARTGYGNIGAASG; the protein is encoded by the coding sequence GTGACGAAGCTGCTCCCCGAATCCGTCTGGACCGCCGCGGCCGGCCGGCACCGGGCCCGGGTGCAACGGTTCCTCGCCGACCATTCGGGGGACGGTCAGCCCCACCCGGTGTGGGATTTCCTGTTCACCTACTACAGCCTGCGGCCCCGGCAGCTGCTGCGCTGGCATCCCGGCTATGGCGCCGTGCTCACCGGGGCGGCCGCCGGCGACTATGTGGGCCGCACCGGATACCACCGCGTCGAGGGCGGCGTGACGGTCAGTGTCGCCTACCGGGACTCCCGGCTGGACACCATCGAGTTCATCGCGGACCTGCTGTCGGCCACCGCCGGTCGGCCCGCGCAGCACCACTGCTTCGGCCTGCACGAGTGGGCGATGGTGTATCGCAGCAACGACGTCCGTCATCGCGCGGTGCCGTTGCGGCTCGGCCAGTCCGGCACCGATGCGGTGGTCGACTCGATGCCGTTGCGGTGCAGCCACTACGACGCCTACCGCTTTTTCACCGACCCCGCCGCACCCCGCAACGCGACCCGGCTGACCCGCGACGCCCAGCGCAGTCACGAACAGCCGGGCTGCGTGCACACCAACATGGACCTGTACAAGTGGACCTACAAGCTGCTGCCGCTGCTGGACTCGACGTTGCTGCTCGACTGCCTGGAACTGGCCGCCGCCGCCCGCGCCCTGGACATGCGCGCGAGCCCGTACGACCTGCGTGACTACGGCTTGGACCCGATCCGCATCGAAGAGCCCGCCGGCCGTGCCGAATACGTGCGCTTGCAGTCCGCCATCTCGGAGCGGTCCAAACCGTTGCGCGCGACGTTGATCGATCGGTGCCGGGATTTGAGCACCGGGGCGAAGGCCGGTGATTTCGTTGCCCGGACGGGGTACGGCAACATCGGTGCGGCATCGGGCTAG
- a CDS encoding hemolysin family protein: MSGWFTALSVLAILVLTAGTALFVAAEFSLTALERSTVDANARTGDRRDKFVQKAHRTLSFQLSGAQLGISITTLATGYLAEPVVARLLRPLLDALGLPAGVAGGLALALALLIATSLSMVYGELVPKNLAVARPVPTARASAGPQMLFSALFAPAIKATNGTANWILRRMGIEPAEELRSARSPQELVSLVRTSARRGALDAVTAALVDRSLRFGERSAEELMTPRSKIEALQADDTVADLVTAATETGFSRFPIVEGDLDETIGIVHVKQVFEVPPAVRASTRLAALAQPVAVVPSTLDGDAVMTQIRANGMQTALVVDEYGGTAGMVTVEDMIEEIVGDVRDEHDDETPDVMRSARGWHVSGLLRIDEVAAATGFRAPDGDYETIGGLVLDELGHIPENGESVELRAFDPDGGYDEPVSWQATVVAMDGRRIDQLELTEIGRRGDPERGAL; this comes from the coding sequence TCCTGGTCCTGACCGCCGGGACCGCGCTGTTCGTCGCGGCCGAATTCTCGTTGACCGCGCTCGAGCGCAGCACCGTCGACGCGAACGCCCGCACCGGCGACCGGCGCGACAAGTTCGTGCAGAAGGCGCATCGCACCCTGTCGTTTCAGCTTTCCGGCGCCCAACTCGGCATTTCGATCACCACCTTGGCCACCGGCTACCTGGCCGAGCCGGTGGTGGCGCGGCTGCTGCGTCCCCTGCTGGACGCCCTGGGGCTGCCGGCCGGCGTCGCCGGCGGTCTCGCGCTGGCGCTGGCGCTGTTGATCGCCACCTCGCTGTCGATGGTCTACGGCGAATTGGTGCCCAAGAACCTCGCGGTGGCCCGGCCGGTGCCCACCGCACGCGCCAGCGCGGGACCGCAGATGCTGTTCTCGGCGCTGTTCGCCCCGGCGATCAAGGCAACCAACGGCACGGCCAACTGGATCCTGCGCCGGATGGGCATCGAACCCGCCGAGGAACTGCGCTCGGCCCGCTCCCCGCAGGAGTTGGTGTCGTTGGTCCGGACCTCCGCGCGCCGCGGCGCCCTGGACGCGGTCACCGCGGCCCTGGTCGACCGCTCGCTGCGGTTCGGGGAGCGCAGCGCCGAGGAGCTCATGACCCCGCGGTCGAAGATCGAGGCGCTGCAGGCCGACGACACCGTCGCCGACCTGGTGACCGCCGCGACCGAGACCGGCTTTTCCCGGTTCCCGATCGTCGAGGGCGACCTCGACGAAACCATCGGCATCGTGCACGTCAAGCAGGTGTTCGAGGTACCGCCGGCGGTGCGGGCCAGCACCCGGCTCGCGGCGCTGGCCCAGCCGGTCGCGGTGGTGCCCTCCACGCTCGACGGCGACGCCGTCATGACGCAGATCCGGGCCAACGGTATGCAGACCGCGTTGGTCGTCGACGAGTACGGCGGCACCGCCGGCATGGTCACCGTCGAGGACATGATCGAAGAGATCGTCGGCGATGTCCGGGACGAACACGACGACGAGACGCCCGACGTGATGCGCTCGGCCCGCGGCTGGCATGTGTCCGGTCTGCTGCGCATCGACGAGGTGGCCGCCGCCACCGGGTTCCGGGCCCCGGACGGCGATTACGAGACGATCGGCGGTCTGGTCCTCGACGAGCTGGGCCACATCCCGGAGAACGGCGAGAGTGTCGAATTGCGTGCCTTCGATCCCGACGGCGGCTATGACGAGCCGGTGAGCTGGCAGGCCACCGTGGTCGCGATGGACGGCCGCCGCATAGACCAGCTGGAACTGACCGAGATCGGCCGCCGCGGCGACCCCGAGCGGGGAGCGCTCTGA